The Vulpes lagopus strain Blue_001 chromosome 6, ASM1834538v1, whole genome shotgun sequence genome has a segment encoding these proteins:
- the LOC121493817 gene encoding small nuclear ribonucleoprotein E-like: protein MVYRGQGQKVQKVMVQSINIIFRYLQNRSQIQVWLYEPVNMRIEGCIIGFDEYMNLVLDDAIEIHSKTKSRKQLGRVMLKGDITLLQSVSN, encoded by the coding sequence ATGGTTTACCGTGGTCAGGGCCAAAAAGTGCAGAAGGTGATGGTTCAGTCCATCAATATCATCTTCAGATACTTGCAAAATAGATCTCAGATTCAGGTATGGCTTTATGAGCCAGTAAATATGCGGATAGAGGGCTGTATCATTGGTTTTGATGAGTACATGAACCTTGTATTAGATGATGCCATAGAGattcattctaaaacaaaatcaagaaaacaactGGGTCGGGTCATGCTAAAAGGAGATATTACTCTGCTCCAAAGTGTCTCCAACTAG